One stretch of Sander vitreus isolate 19-12246 chromosome 16, sanVit1, whole genome shotgun sequence DNA includes these proteins:
- the nacc2 gene encoding nucleus accumbens-associated protein 2, whose product MSQLLHVEIPNFGATVLGSLNEQRLLGHYCDVSILVKGQAFKAHRAVLAASSLYFRDLFSSSTKSQFELPSSVTPACFEQILTFCYTGKLTMAASEQLVVMYTAGYLQIQHIVERGMDLMFKANSPHCDSQTAGSLEETGSEPQSPCNNGNGLAVAALLGTPGWSPSLLMPQRKIKLEGGDPTPLTIPLMQSKISSSELGSRLARAGSLFYTTAGGTPIPGMPPYHLQGAGGGGAGGGSGVERSSPGASSLPTTDSPTSYQNEDEEFEEEPYDGITEDAYSHLYGRSANPYGIQDKPEMAAMPLALESRNCVLIRRDLVALPASLISQIGYRCHPKLYTEGDPGEKLELVAGTQVFMTRGQLMNCHLCAGIKHKVLLRRLLATFFDRNTLANSCGTGIRSSTSDPSRKPLDSRVLNAVKLYCQNFNPNFKESEMNVIAADMCTNARRVRKRWLPKIKSMLPDGMEVYRAGMGMGAAVGLGLALGASQPGVPLPFEPDFKALEQRLYPDRKNPLRTHPPLTEGSPGPGAAGAEAEGEGVVQEEQEEEEDESGLEGVDGSLGAPTLIPGAEAGNSGATPPEQEVEGFGQGLRVNGQ is encoded by the exons ATGTCCCAGCTGCTCCATGTGGAGATCCCAAACTTTGGAGCTACAGTTCTGGGCTCCCTTAATGAGCAGCGCCTGCTGGGACACTACTGCGATGTATCCATCCTGGTCAAAG GTCAGGCTTTCAAAGCCCACCGGGCCGTTTTGGCTGCCAGCAGCCTCTACTTTCGTGACCTCTTCAGCAGCTCCACCAAGAGCCAGTTTGAGTTGCCCTCCTCAGTCACACCTGCTTGCTTTGAGCAGATCCTCACTTTCTGCTATACAGGGAAGCTAACAATGGCAGCTAGTGAACAGCTGGTGGTCATGTACACAGCTGGCTACCTCCAAATTCAGCATATAGTTGAAAGAGGCATGGACCTAATGTTCAAGGCAAACTCACCTCACTGTGACTCGCAAACAGCAGGGTCTTTAGAGGAAACAGGATCCGAGCCGCAGAGTCCTTGTAATAATGGTAACGGCTTAGCGGTGGCTGCCCTTTTGGGAACCCCGGGCTGGTCTCCATCCCTTCTAATGCCACAACGTAAGATTAAACTAGAAGGGGGTGACCCGACACCCTTGACAATACCTTTAATGCAAAGCAAGATTTCGTCTTCGGAGTTGGGAAGTCGGCTGGCGAGGGCCGGTTCACTGTTTTACACGACAGCTGGTGGGACCCCCATCCCCGGTATGCCTCCGTATCACCTTCAAGGGGCCGGTGGGggtggagcaggaggaggatcAGGAGTTGAAAGGTCCAGTCCTGGAGCGTCCAGCCTGCCAACCACTGACAGTCCTACATCCTACCAGAATGAGGATGAGGAGTTTGAGGAAGAGCCCTATGATGGGATCACAGAGGATGCCTACAGTCATCTCTATGGACGTTCAGCTAACCCCTACGGGA TCCAGGACAAGCCAGAGATGGCAGCGATGCCCTTGGCCTTGGAGAGCCGCAACTGTGTGCTGATCCGCAGGGACCTGGTGGCGCTGCCTGCAAGCCTCATCAGCCAGATAGGCTACCGCTGCCACCCTAAGCTCTACACTGAGGGGGACCCTGGGGAGAAGCTGGAATTGGTAGCTG GTACACAGGTGTTCATGACCCGAGGACAGCTGATGAATTGTCATCTATGTGCTGGTATCAAACACAAAGTCTTGCTTCGCCGTCTGCTAGCCACGTTCTTTGATAG AAACACTTTAGCCAATAGCTGTGGGACAGGTATCCGTTCTTCTACTAGTGACCCCAGTAGGAAACCCCTGGACAGCAGGGTCCTCAATGCTGTCAAAC tCTACTGTCAAAATTTCAACCCTAACTTCAAGGAGAGTGAAATGAATGTGATTGCTGCTGACATGTGCACAAATGCGAGGCGTGTCCGCAAGCGATGGTTGCCCAAGATCAAATCCATGCTGCCTGACGGCATGGAGGTGTACCGTGCAGGAATGGGCATGGGTGCTGCTGTGGGTCTGGGCCTGGCACTGGGTGCCTCTCAACCAGGAGTACCCCTCCCCTTTGAGCCTGACTTCAAGGCCCTAGAGCAAAGGTTGTATCCAGATCGTAAGAACCCTCTCAGGACTCACCCACCGCTGACAGAGGGTAGCCCTGGGCCTGGGGCAGCTGGGGCAGAGGCTGAAGGTGAAGGAGTAGTCcaggaggaacaggaggaagaggaggatgaatcTGGGTTAGAGGGTGTAGACGGATCACTGGGGGCGCCAACTTTGATCCCAGGAGCTGAGGCAGGCAATAGTGGCGCCACGCCGCCTGAGCAGGAAGTGGAAGGTTTTGGACAAGGTCTGAGGGTGAACGGACAGTGA
- the tmem250 gene encoding transmembrane protein 250, giving the protein MPVIPIPRRVRSFHGPHTTCMHSACGSTHASKLVRTKYNNFDLYLRSRCMYSFLRFLLYFGCSLLTSLLWVALSALFFLQYVSVRVLLRLQYKLSVILLLLGHRRLDFGVLNDLIIYSMQITMFLVGGLGWCFMVFVDM; this is encoded by the coding sequence ATGCCTGTGATCCCCATCCCACGGCGGGTGCGCAGCTTCCATGGCCCCCACACCACCTGCATGCACTCGGCCTGTGGGTCGACGCACGCTTCCAAGCTGGTGCGCACCAAGTACAATAACTTTGACCTCTACCTGCGCTCGCGCTGCATGTACAGCTTCCTCCGTTTCCTCCTCTACTTTGGCTGCAGTCTGCTGACCTCTCTGCTTTGGGTGGcgctctctgctctcttcttcCTGCAGTACGTCAGCGTGCGTGTCCTCCTGCGGCTGCAGTACAAGCTGTCTGTCATTCTGCTTTTGTTAGGACACCGGCGCCTTGACTTTGGGGTGCTTAATGACCTGATCATCTACAGCATGCAGATCACCATGTTTCTGGTAGGGGGGCTCGGCTGGTGCTTCATGGTGTTCGTGGACATGTAG